One genomic window of Sphingobacterium oryzagri includes the following:
- a CDS encoding 4Fe-4S binding protein yields MVLKTTIQGFLTAVKGLTLTVRHLFAARKSRAILDVRDENYFKQQEGVATVQYPKERMPIPEVARYQLEVEIDDCIVCDLCAKACPVDCIDIQAIKSPEAIGKTSDGSVKRLYPAKFDIDMAKCMYCGLCTVVCPTECITMTNQYDRTTQKLTDLIYGFSDMSDQEVEQRKEEWTKFQAEKEAAKKR; encoded by the coding sequence TTGGTACTAAAAACGACTATACAGGGATTTTTAACGGCTGTTAAGGGATTAACGTTAACCGTTCGCCACCTCTTTGCGGCGAGAAAGTCGCGTGCGATTTTAGATGTCCGCGATGAAAACTATTTCAAACAGCAGGAAGGCGTCGCCACCGTACAGTACCCAAAAGAGCGAATGCCCATCCCGGAAGTGGCACGCTATCAACTGGAAGTTGAAATTGACGATTGTATTGTCTGCGACCTTTGTGCAAAAGCCTGTCCGGTAGATTGTATCGATATACAAGCGATCAAATCGCCGGAAGCGATCGGAAAAACATCCGACGGAAGCGTAAAAAGGTTGTATCCGGCAAAATTTGATATCGACATGGCGAAGTGCATGTATTGTGGCTTATGCACCGTAGTATGCCCCACCGAATGCATCACGATGACCAATCAATACGATCGAACTACGCAAAAGCTCACCGACCTGATCTATGGCTTTTCAGACATGTCAGACCAGGAGGTAGAACAGCGCAAAGAAGAATGGACAAAATTTCAAGCTGAAAAGGAGGCGGCTAAGAAAAGATAA
- the nuoL gene encoding NADH-quinone oxidoreductase subunit L, which yields MNALLNISPIVASILVVLMPFIAFLLQAIFGKKSTQGNIALLAIVISTILSFFFVFTTVWNSGSIVERMHWFTIGQQSFEVGILLNNLTVLMQLIVCLIALPVHIYSRAYMKGDPGLHRYWMYLSLFCFAMLGLTISVNLLQLYIFWELVGFASYLLIGFWFTRAAAVAANKKAFLINRIGDIGFLIGIALVYANMGTLDLVALFDKTGLVQALDKNDGWVTFAGLVFFLGAMAKSAQFPLHVWLPDAMEGPTAVSSLIHAATMVAAGVFLLCTVFPLFNSGVLFVISIIGTITAASAAVFALGQYDIKKILAFSTISQLGFMMVAVGIGAWDSAMFHLATHAFFKCLLFLSAGAVIHEMVHFKEQQQLDFDPQDMRNMGALRRYMPKTFICMLVASLALAGFPLTSGFLSKDSIIIRALEWGIHQGGLHMIIPVVLILVSILTAFYIGRLLFKTFFGSFAQQTVDGGKPAIHDAPRSMLYPMLFLAICSLFLFFAWHPLDYHSAWILHTFHVENSMPAVHILHTIVPIFLTLGAIAAWAIGWRWYVKQKYPLSADNKWVRFANKQGYINEFNDAVFVKSSVRLSHILYRFDRSVVDGLTKFFTYFTLRLSGAMHWIDKKMVDGFVNLVANSAYYLGHLVRHVQNGQLQGYFGFALAIVILGILYLLIK from the coding sequence GTGAACGCCTTGCTTAACATATCGCCAATCGTTGCGAGCATCCTGGTGGTGCTCATGCCTTTCATCGCATTTTTGTTACAGGCCATTTTTGGTAAAAAATCGACGCAAGGCAATATAGCCTTGTTAGCCATCGTGATTAGCACCATCCTCAGCTTTTTTTTCGTTTTCACCACCGTATGGAATAGCGGCAGCATCGTTGAGCGAATGCATTGGTTTACAATCGGCCAACAGTCGTTCGAAGTGGGCATATTATTAAATAACCTCACCGTGTTGATGCAGCTCATCGTTTGCCTCATCGCGTTGCCAGTGCACATCTACTCGCGCGCTTACATGAAAGGCGATCCTGGCTTGCACCGTTATTGGATGTATCTCAGTTTATTTTGCTTTGCCATGCTTGGCCTCACAATTTCCGTCAACTTATTGCAGCTGTATATCTTCTGGGAGCTTGTAGGTTTTGCTTCCTACCTGCTTATTGGTTTTTGGTTCACGCGCGCTGCTGCTGTGGCGGCCAATAAAAAGGCTTTTCTGATCAACCGTATCGGCGATATTGGTTTTCTTATCGGGATTGCCTTGGTATACGCCAACATGGGCACACTTGATTTGGTAGCGCTCTTTGATAAAACAGGCCTTGTACAAGCGCTTGACAAAAATGACGGTTGGGTAACCTTTGCCGGTCTCGTTTTCTTTCTGGGAGCAATGGCCAAATCGGCACAATTTCCTTTACATGTTTGGTTACCCGATGCTATGGAAGGACCTACCGCCGTCTCCTCCTTAATCCACGCAGCGACGATGGTGGCGGCAGGCGTATTTTTACTTTGCACGGTGTTCCCGTTATTCAACAGCGGCGTACTGTTCGTTATTAGCATTATCGGCACGATCACCGCTGCTTCTGCGGCTGTGTTTGCGTTAGGACAGTACGATATAAAAAAGATCTTAGCCTTTTCTACCATTTCTCAACTTGGATTTATGATGGTAGCTGTAGGCATTGGCGCTTGGGACAGTGCCATGTTTCATTTGGCGACACACGCCTTCTTTAAATGTTTACTATTCCTTTCGGCGGGGGCTGTGATCCACGAAATGGTGCATTTTAAAGAACAGCAGCAACTGGATTTTGATCCGCAGGATATGCGTAATATGGGTGCTTTGCGCCGTTACATGCCCAAAACATTTATTTGCATGCTCGTCGCCTCCCTCGCGTTGGCCGGATTTCCGCTAACCTCGGGTTTTCTTTCCAAAGACAGCATCATTATTCGTGCATTGGAATGGGGAATACATCAAGGCGGTCTACACATGATTATTCCGGTAGTGCTCATATTGGTGAGTATATTGACCGCCTTTTATATCGGCAGATTACTCTTTAAAACATTTTTTGGCTCCTTTGCACAGCAAACGGTAGACGGTGGTAAACCAGCTATACACGATGCTCCGCGCAGCATGCTTTATCCCATGTTGTTTTTAGCAATATGTAGTCTGTTCTTATTTTTTGCATGGCATCCGTTGGATTACCACAGTGCCTGGATACTCCATACGTTTCACGTTGAAAATAGTATGCCGGCCGTGCACATCCTGCATACAATTGTTCCGATTTTTTTGACTTTAGGCGCTATCGCAGCCTGGGCCATCGGCTGGCGTTGGTATGTTAAGCAAAAATATCCGCTAAGTGCTGATAACAAATGGGTACGCTTCGCCAATAAGCAGGGGTACATCAACGAATTTAACGACGCTGTCTTTGTAAAAAGCAGCGTACGCCTAAGTCATATTCTCTATCGTTTTGATCGATCAGTTGTGGATGGGCTCACTAAATTTTTCACCTATTTCACCTTGCGCCTATCAGGAGCCATGCACTGGATTGATAAAAAAATGGTGGATGGCTTCGTCAACTTGGTAGCCAACAGCGCCTATTATCTCGGCCATCTCGTTAGACATGTACAAAACGGACAGCTCCAAGGTTATTTCGGCTTTGCGCTGGCTATCGTTATTTTGGGAATTCTTTATTTGTTAATTAAATAG
- the nuoH gene encoding NADH-quinone oxidoreductase subunit NuoH, translating to MSEFIVHIAVPIAIFLFIAGFTLFAVYAERKIAGFVQDRLGPMETGKYGLVQTMADILKLLQKEFITPSAADKVLFALAPIVIFTAVFIGFSVIPWAPDFIPANTNTGLFFIMAVVSIDAIGILMAGWGSNNKYSLLGAIRAIAQMVSYEIPVGLSLIAAVMITQTLNLNDIAYLQGINSPTPIYFMGFWDVTDVGGIFAWHIFQAPHLLIVYVIFFIASLAECNRAPFDIPEAESELIGGFHTEYGGIKFAFLFLAEYAMMFLVAVLGAVIFLGGWNSMLPNIGSIRLADWTTGLGWGIFWTLLKSLTIVGVQMWIRWTLPRFRADQLMTLCWKVLIPVAFVCLAISGLWRIIVML from the coding sequence TTGTCCGAATTTATCGTTCATATCGCAGTACCGATCGCCATATTCCTATTTATCGCGGGCTTTACGTTGTTTGCAGTTTATGCGGAGCGTAAAATTGCGGGTTTTGTACAAGATCGATTAGGGCCGATGGAGACAGGAAAATACGGTCTGGTGCAAACCATGGCCGATATTCTGAAATTGCTCCAAAAAGAATTTATCACCCCCTCTGCAGCAGACAAGGTATTGTTTGCGCTGGCTCCCATCGTCATTTTCACAGCAGTATTCATCGGTTTCAGCGTTATACCGTGGGCGCCAGATTTCATTCCGGCCAACACCAATACGGGTCTCTTCTTTATCATGGCCGTTGTTTCTATCGATGCTATTGGTATTTTGATGGCAGGGTGGGGATCAAACAATAAGTATTCTTTACTCGGCGCCATTCGTGCGATTGCGCAGATGGTTTCCTACGAAATTCCGGTCGGATTATCACTGATTGCCGCCGTTATGATCACGCAAACGTTAAACCTGAATGATATTGCCTACCTGCAAGGTATTAACTCGCCAACGCCGATTTACTTTATGGGGTTTTGGGACGTTACTGATGTCGGAGGTATTTTCGCCTGGCATATCTTTCAAGCACCACACCTACTGATCGTGTACGTCATTTTCTTTATTGCGTCATTGGCAGAATGTAATCGTGCACCTTTTGATATTCCGGAAGCCGAATCCGAGTTGATTGGCGGTTTCCATACCGAATACGGCGGTATTAAATTTGCATTTCTTTTTTTGGCGGAATACGCCATGATGTTTTTGGTAGCCGTATTAGGGGCAGTTATCTTTTTGGGCGGCTGGAACAGTATGCTTCCAAACATCGGTTCGATTCGGCTTGCCGACTGGACGACAGGTTTGGGATGGGGCATTTTCTGGACTTTGCTAAAATCATTGACTATCGTTGGCGTGCAGATGTGGATCCGTTGGACCTTACCCCGCTTTCGAGCGGATCAATTGATGACACTTTGTTGGAAAGTATTAATTCCGGTGGCCTTCGTATGTTTAGCCATATCCGGTTTGTGGAGAATAATCGTAATGCTGTAA
- the pth gene encoding aminoacyl-tRNA hydrolase codes for MNYLIVGLGNIGKEYEDTRHNIGFMVVDEAAKQAGATWSLLKLAYYTEFKQRGRNVYMIKPTTFMNLSGKAMNYWMQQLKVPLENVLVVVDDLAIPFGSLRIKPKGSAAGHNGLRSIEATCGGQNYPRLRFGIGDNYPKGRQVDYVLGPFDHDEQKDLPALIDHAVKMIQSFVTIGIELTMTNLNTK; via the coding sequence ATGAATTACTTAATCGTCGGACTAGGAAACATCGGGAAAGAATACGAAGATACACGCCACAATATTGGCTTTATGGTGGTCGATGAAGCTGCCAAACAGGCTGGTGCTACGTGGTCACTTTTAAAGCTGGCCTATTACACCGAATTTAAGCAACGAGGCAGAAATGTTTACATGATCAAGCCGACGACGTTTATGAACCTGAGCGGAAAAGCAATGAACTACTGGATGCAACAACTAAAAGTTCCTTTAGAAAATGTATTGGTCGTTGTAGATGACCTCGCTATCCCCTTTGGATCGCTACGCATAAAACCAAAAGGTTCGGCGGCCGGTCATAATGGACTGCGCTCGATCGAAGCAACCTGTGGCGGGCAAAACTATCCGCGTCTGCGCTTCGGTATTGGCGACAATTACCCGAAAGGAAGACAAGTCGATTACGTACTAGGGCCTTTTGATCACGATGAGCAGAAAGATCTTCCTGCGCTGATTGATCATGCGGTGAAGATGATCCAGAGTTTTGTAACGATCGGTATCGAACTCACGATGACCAATCTTAATACGAAATAA
- a CDS encoding M56 family metallopeptidase, with protein sequence MHSLLAYIVQVNILLAIVYGGYMLLLKNLTFYQLNRVYFLSGVLFALIYPFLDIRSLFQQHIEPVGELIAFLPDFYLSEEQSIYTVENLLYVAIGTGVLVLLIKFCVQLVSLFRIHLHSVDASWKKYLYRNVLFPIVPFSFLNKIYLNKEQHQELELQDIFEHEAIHVKGLHTMDILLFELILIGCWYNPFVWLMRSAIRQNLEFLTDQQVLSKGVDRQTYQYSLLHVSKQGASVGISNQFNFKLLKKRIMMMNRRRSSKLELGKYACLLPIIIFSAGAFTVSKADPTITEAVNMAKELTITEIPNALHIPAPTAASDTISKNETVQTTDSTRSITIDGVATVSQADANKSTRVSLDSANNKKALVFINGANSLPPLIYIDGIEQEIQYDLNRLNANDIHSIEVIKDAQTIATKRSNGTGIIKVTTKAAVESGKVDIGIHNVSVLKTDTIRTRKPQTVVVKGRRINEHDFKGLSMKESSLGKDPLIVLDGVAVTNQQIGDIQPDNIESISVLRDASSVAVYGSRGADGVILITTKAKAAGVGKKTDMEYTDDDVFFIDGRPVSKNQFTAVPKEQIKNISVNGDAKKAGRRVEIKTR encoded by the coding sequence ATGCATTCTCTACTCGCTTACATCGTGCAGGTCAATATATTACTGGCCATTGTATATGGAGGCTATATGCTTCTGCTGAAAAACCTGACATTTTACCAGTTAAATCGGGTGTATTTTTTATCGGGGGTATTATTTGCTCTAATTTATCCTTTTTTGGATATTCGATCGCTTTTTCAACAACATATCGAGCCGGTGGGCGAGTTGATTGCTTTTCTGCCTGATTTTTACCTGTCCGAAGAACAATCGATCTACACGGTAGAAAATCTGCTTTATGTGGCAATAGGCACAGGCGTTTTGGTCTTGCTGATCAAATTTTGCGTGCAGTTGGTCAGTCTATTTCGCATTCATCTTCATTCTGTTGATGCGTCCTGGAAGAAATACCTCTACCGCAACGTGTTGTTTCCGATCGTGCCGTTTTCCTTTCTAAACAAGATTTACCTCAATAAAGAACAACATCAGGAGCTAGAGCTTCAAGATATTTTTGAACACGAAGCTATACATGTGAAAGGCCTGCATACGATGGATATTCTACTCTTCGAGCTCATACTGATAGGTTGTTGGTATAATCCTTTCGTGTGGCTCATGCGCAGCGCGATACGTCAAAACTTAGAATTTCTGACGGATCAACAGGTCTTAAGTAAAGGCGTGGATCGGCAAACTTACCAGTATTCGTTGCTGCATGTTTCGAAGCAGGGGGCGTCTGTAGGTATAAGCAATCAGTTTAATTTCAAGCTTTTAAAAAAGCGCATTATGATGATGAACAGAAGACGATCATCGAAGCTTGAGTTGGGCAAATATGCATGCCTGCTACCAATCATTATTTTTTCGGCAGGTGCGTTTACAGTGAGTAAGGCAGACCCGACTATTACGGAGGCTGTGAATATGGCTAAAGAGCTTACGATAACAGAGATACCGAACGCATTACATATCCCTGCGCCTACAGCAGCTAGCGATACGATAAGTAAAAATGAAACCGTACAAACAACGGATAGCACCAGAAGTATTACAATTGACGGCGTTGCAACAGTTTCACAAGCGGATGCAAATAAATCGACCCGAGTGTCTTTGGATAGCGCAAATAACAAAAAGGCATTGGTGTTTATCAATGGTGCTAATTCATTACCGCCACTTATTTATATTGATGGGATAGAGCAGGAGATCCAATACGACTTAAACCGGCTTAATGCTAATGATATACATAGCATAGAGGTGATTAAGGACGCACAAACCATTGCTACAAAGCGTTCGAATGGTACTGGCATAATAAAAGTTACGACAAAAGCGGCTGTTGAAAGCGGTAAGGTAGATATCGGTATACATAATGTTTCGGTATTAAAAACTGATACCATTCGCACCAGAAAGCCACAAACAGTCGTGGTTAAGGGACGAAGGATAAATGAGCACGATTTTAAAGGTTTAAGCATGAAAGAATCGTCGCTTGGGAAAGATCCGTTAATTGTTTTGGATGGTGTGGCCGTGACGAATCAGCAAATCGGCGACATACAACCAGACAATATTGAAAGTATATCCGTTCTCCGTGATGCGTCTTCAGTGGCTGTGTATGGCAGCCGCGGAGCAGATGGTGTTATTCTGATAACAACGAAAGCTAAGGCTGCTGGTGTGGGAAAGAAAACGGATATGGAATATACCGATGATGACGTCTTTTTTATTGATGGTCGACCGGTTTCAAAAAATCAGTTTACAGCTGTGCCGAAGGAGCAGATAAAGAATATCTCGGTCAATGGCGATGCGAAGAAGGCAGGTCGACGGGTTGAGATAAAAACCCGTTAA
- a CDS encoding BlaI/MecI/CopY family transcriptional regulator produces MEKLTIQEEEAMLSIWQLNGGFVKEVLDNLKGEKPPYTTLASTIKNLEKKSYVKAVKYANAKRYEPLISEAEYKGKFMNNFVGDYFKSSYKEMVSFFVKEEKLSTEELAEIMDMIKHNKS; encoded by the coding sequence ATGGAAAAGTTAACGATTCAGGAAGAAGAGGCAATGTTGTCAATATGGCAATTGAATGGTGGTTTTGTAAAAGAAGTGCTGGATAATTTGAAAGGAGAGAAGCCGCCCTATACGACCTTGGCCTCAACCATCAAAAATCTGGAAAAGAAAAGTTATGTGAAGGCGGTGAAGTATGCAAATGCAAAGCGGTATGAACCACTGATATCCGAAGCGGAGTATAAAGGTAAGTTTATGAACAATTTTGTGGGCGACTACTTTAAAAGCTCCTATAAGGAGATGGTTTCATTTTTTGTGAAGGAGGAGAAACTTTCAACCGAAGAATTGGCCGAGATCATGGATATGATTAAACATAATAAATCGTAG
- a CDS encoding NADH-quinone oxidoreductase subunit J family protein, whose amino-acid sequence MPIDLLLFYAFAAMAISSALLLVNIRNTARALFLLFIVLFAMAGLYLFALADFVAITQILVYVGGVLILLIFAFMLSSKELLQDLQSVKQQFISLPNWQSIGLSLAFLGVMLYSFIRWAEEMPEWIVRAERKQSIILSTDNNIQALGFKFMTQYVLPFEVISIFLMMALIGAAHLSRKEENK is encoded by the coding sequence ATGCCTATCGATCTGCTTTTATTTTATGCGTTTGCTGCTATGGCCATTTCGTCGGCGCTCCTCTTGGTGAATATCCGAAATACGGCGCGTGCCCTCTTTCTCTTGTTTATTGTGCTGTTTGCTATGGCGGGGCTTTACCTCTTTGCATTGGCAGATTTTGTCGCCATCACCCAAATATTAGTATATGTTGGTGGCGTGTTGATCCTCCTGATCTTTGCATTTATGCTTTCGAGCAAAGAGTTATTGCAGGATCTGCAATCGGTAAAGCAGCAATTTATTTCACTGCCCAACTGGCAATCGATCGGCCTGTCACTCGCATTTTTGGGAGTCATGCTCTACAGTTTTATCCGCTGGGCAGAAGAGATGCCCGAATGGATAGTGCGTGCCGAGCGCAAGCAGAGCATAATTCTATCGACAGACAACAATATACAGGCCTTGGGCTTCAAGTTTATGACGCAGTATGTGTTGCCTTTTGAAGTCATATCCATCTTTCTGATGATGGCTTTGATCGGCGCGGCACATTTATCCAGAAAGGAGGAAAATAAATGA
- a CDS encoding citrate synthase, producing the protein MSDKATINLDGASYELPVIIGTENEKAIDVSKLRDQSGYITLDPGFKNTGATKSAITFLDGEEGVLRYRGYPIEQLAEKSTFIEVAYLLIYGELPSKEVLEKFRADIRKQMLIHEDMKNFFAGFPSKSHPMGQLSCLVGALSAFYPESLNPNPTDEEEDKTIINLLAKMPTIVSWIQKKSLGQPIVYPKNSLGYIENFLHMIFGEVTGETTFDPVVISAMHTLLILHADHEQNCSTSTVRIVGSSNANLYASISAGINALWGPLHGGANQAVIEMLEAIKNDGGDAEKYLAKAKDKNDPFRLMGFGHRVYKNFDPRAKIIKKACDDILEKLGVNDPVLDIAKRLEEAALNDQYFIDRKLYPNVDFYSGIIYRALGFESDMFTVLFALGRLPGWIAQWKEMRDNKEPIGRPRQVYVGETTRDYVESSKR; encoded by the coding sequence ATGTCGGATAAAGCAACAATAAATTTAGACGGTGCATCCTATGAGCTGCCAGTTATTATTGGTACTGAAAACGAGAAGGCAATTGATGTTTCGAAACTGCGCGATCAGTCGGGATATATCACACTTGACCCAGGTTTCAAAAACACGGGCGCTACAAAAAGTGCAATTACTTTTTTGGACGGTGAAGAAGGTGTACTACGCTACCGTGGTTACCCTATCGAACAATTGGCTGAAAAATCAACGTTCATCGAAGTCGCTTATTTATTGATTTATGGAGAGCTTCCTAGCAAAGAGGTGTTAGAAAAGTTCCGTGCGGATATTAGAAAACAGATGTTGATCCATGAAGACATGAAAAATTTCTTCGCCGGATTTCCGTCAAAATCGCACCCGATGGGACAATTGTCCTGTTTGGTAGGTGCATTATCTGCATTCTATCCAGAGTCGTTAAACCCGAATCCTACGGATGAGGAAGAAGATAAGACAATCATCAACTTATTGGCAAAAATGCCAACAATTGTTTCCTGGATTCAGAAAAAATCACTAGGCCAACCCATCGTTTATCCAAAAAATAGTTTAGGATACATCGAGAATTTCCTACACATGATTTTCGGCGAAGTAACTGGTGAAACCACGTTTGATCCTGTCGTGATTAGTGCCATGCACACCTTGCTTATTCTTCACGCTGATCACGAACAAAACTGTTCGACATCTACTGTACGCATCGTAGGCTCTTCAAACGCCAACCTTTACGCATCGATTTCTGCTGGTATCAATGCCCTATGGGGACCATTGCACGGCGGCGCCAATCAGGCGGTGATCGAGATGTTGGAAGCAATCAAAAATGATGGCGGTGATGCAGAGAAATACCTGGCGAAAGCAAAAGATAAGAATGATCCTTTCCGCTTAATGGGCTTCGGACACCGTGTATACAAAAACTTTGATCCACGTGCGAAAATCATCAAAAAAGCATGTGATGATATTTTAGAAAAGCTAGGTGTAAACGATCCGGTACTCGACATTGCAAAGCGTCTTGAGGAAGCGGCATTAAACGATCAGTATTTCATCGACAGAAAATTATATCCAAATGTTGACTTCTATTCGGGTATCATTTACCGTGCACTAGGATTCGAATCAGATATGTTTACCGTATTATTTGCCTTGGGTCGTCTTCCAGGTTGGATTGCACAATGGAAAGAAATGCGTGATAATAAAGAGCCTATCGGTCGCCCTCGTCAAGTTTATGTTGGCGAAACGACACGTGACTATGTAGAAAGCAGCAAACGCTAA
- a CDS encoding META domain-containing protein, with the protein MRIVNIGFLMVMVFLFASCASRKTGSTASTDGVSITGQQWQLIELKGKAVPAKVNGKMPYLLFSEEDGRYSATGGCNGIGGEYTLAKNNGLKFSKGMSTMMACENMEIENGLRQVFEQASRYAVDGNSLLLYGDGETQLAKFVALVDQTDKLTGTWELDYVMEPGSSFDSLYAAKKPTITFDVVNMKLNGNSSCNNFSGKLDVKGNQLNFGPMAATRMACPGAGEQVFFNHLERVNAYDVQGDTLTMIMGDIVVMRWKRK; encoded by the coding sequence ATGAGAATAGTAAATATTGGTTTTTTGATGGTGATGGTGTTTTTGTTCGCTAGCTGCGCATCACGCAAGACTGGATCGACTGCATCGACAGACGGCGTTTCGATTACCGGTCAACAATGGCAATTGATAGAGTTAAAAGGAAAGGCCGTGCCTGCAAAAGTAAACGGGAAAATGCCGTATCTGCTGTTTTCTGAGGAAGATGGACGTTACAGCGCCACAGGTGGTTGTAATGGTATAGGCGGTGAATACACGTTAGCTAAAAACAATGGCCTGAAATTTTCGAAGGGAATGTCTACGATGATGGCTTGCGAAAATATGGAGATTGAAAATGGCTTACGACAGGTTTTTGAACAAGCTAGTCGCTATGCTGTAGACGGAAATAGCTTGCTGCTGTATGGAGACGGTGAAACGCAACTTGCAAAATTTGTGGCACTCGTTGATCAAACAGATAAGCTGACCGGTACCTGGGAACTTGATTACGTGATGGAACCTGGAAGCTCATTTGATTCTTTATACGCAGCGAAGAAGCCAACGATCACGTTTGATGTGGTGAATATGAAATTGAACGGCAACAGCAGCTGCAATAACTTTTCGGGTAAACTAGACGTGAAAGGCAACCAACTTAATTTTGGCCCGATGGCGGCGACCAGAATGGCTTGTCCGGGAGCTGGCGAACAAGTATTTTTTAACCATTTGGAACGCGTAAACGCGTACGATGTGCAGGGCGACACCCTCACCATGATTATGGGCGATATCGTGGTGATGCGCTGGAAAAGAAAGTAA
- the nuoK gene encoding NADH-quinone oxidoreductase subunit NuoK: MITITHFLVVSAIIFCIGLYAVLAKKNAIMILVGVELMINASILNFVAFSRYDNVNYAGQVFALFAIVLAAAAVAVGLAIILNVYRHFKTINPSNVNELKD; encoded by the coding sequence ATGATTACCATAACCCATTTCCTTGTGGTGAGCGCCATTATTTTCTGCATCGGTCTTTACGCGGTATTAGCCAAGAAAAATGCGATTATGATTTTGGTTGGCGTGGAGTTGATGATCAATGCATCCATCCTTAATTTTGTTGCATTCTCGCGTTATGATAATGTGAATTACGCGGGGCAAGTCTTCGCTCTTTTTGCGATCGTACTCGCAGCGGCAGCCGTGGCTGTCGGGCTGGCTATTATCTTAAATGTATATCGTCATTTTAAAACCATCAATCCATCCAACGTAAACGAGCTAAAAGACTAA
- a CDS encoding 50S ribosomal protein L25/general stress protein Ctc — protein MKSIAISGSVRQNVGKRDAKELRYEGNIPAVVYGGKEQTHLSVSAADLKPVLYTPDVVFVELDLDGKKTRAIVQEAQFHPLTDVVTHVDFLELFDDKEVSVNIPIKLTGTSPGVKMGGKLVQKLRTLRVKALPNNLPQEIEVALESLEVGKSVRVRQITLENAKVLNNGDDTIVSVIMSRALRQAEQEAAKAAKGGKK, from the coding sequence ATGAAATCAATTGCTATTAGCGGTTCTGTAAGACAGAACGTAGGGAAAAGAGATGCTAAAGAGTTACGTTACGAAGGAAATATTCCTGCTGTTGTTTACGGTGGTAAAGAGCAAACGCACCTTTCTGTATCCGCAGCTGATTTGAAGCCAGTTCTTTACACACCAGATGTGGTATTCGTAGAATTGGATTTAGATGGCAAAAAAACAAGAGCTATCGTTCAAGAAGCTCAATTTCACCCATTAACAGACGTGGTTACACACGTTGACTTTTTGGAATTATTTGACGATAAAGAAGTTTCTGTTAATATTCCTATCAAATTGACCGGTACATCTCCAGGTGTTAAAATGGGTGGTAAATTGGTACAGAAATTACGTACACTTCGTGTAAAAGCATTGCCTAACAACCTTCCTCAAGAAATCGAAGTTGCTTTGGAATCTTTGGAAGTTGGTAAATCAGTACGTGTTAGACAAATTACGTTAGAAAACGCAAAAGTACTTAACAATGGTGACGATACCATCGTTTCTGTTATCATGTCTCGTGCTCTACGTCAAGCAGAGCAAGAAGCAGCGAAAGCAGCAAAAGGCGGTAAAAAATAA